One Pyrus communis chromosome 4, drPyrComm1.1, whole genome shotgun sequence genomic region harbors:
- the LOC137732960 gene encoding 3-hydroxy-3-methylglutaryl coenzyme A reductase 2-B-like, giving the protein MARKGFVSGEGTVTDADAPTAAEKAKAVEIKKQLERLVKAIVDEDDYRVETADEAIRTLASLKDLKSQKSFSFKLAEGGSHGGGVLAGVPKEFICPISGELMADPVVLATGETFDRPFIQRWLNEGHRTCPQKNQVISHTVLTPNHLVREMISQWCREREIELPKPVQDIDEQLVTNADRGYLNSLLEKMSSSLSDQKAAAKELRLLTKRSSSFRALFGESTETIPQLLNPLSPGHVDAHPDLQENLITTEGCLVASTNRGFKAINLSGGATSVLLRDGMTRAPCVRFNSAKRAAELKFYLEEPNNYDTLSTVFNRSSRFGRLQTITCAIVGKNLYMRFICSTGDAMGMNMVSKGVQNVLDFLQNDFPDMDVIGISGNYCSDRKPAAVNWIEGRGKSVVCTPCLCSMVMVELFPLSPHAANKPRARHPGHHDQNQRRASLTAVKRLVGLQTRRLTLCFKLWLLLHFRHGRYL; this is encoded by the coding sequence ATGGCCAGGAAAGGTTTCGTCTCCGGGGAGGGAACTGTGACCGACGCCGATGCGCCCACGGCGGCGGAGAAGGCGAAGGCCGTAGAGATAAAGAAGCAGCTGGAGAGGCTGGTGAAGGCCATTGTCGACGAAGATGACTACAGGGTCGAGACAGCCGACGAGGCCATCAGAACCTTGGCTTCTTTGAAAGACTTGAAGTCCCAAAAGTCGTTCTCTTTCAAACTCGCTGAAGGCGGTAGCCATGGCGGCGGTGTTCTTGCGGGCGTTCCTAAAGAATTCATATGTCCCATTTCCGGAGAGCTCATGGCCGACCCTGTTGTCTTGGCCACTGGAGAGACTTTTGATCGACCATTCATTCAGAGATGGTTGAACGAAGGCCACAGAACATGCCCTCAAAAAAACCAAGTCATCTCTCATACTGTCCTTACCCCTAATCACCTGGTTCGAGAAATGATTTCACAATGGTGCAGGGAGCGTGAAATTGAGCTTCCGAAACCTGTTCAGGATATTGATGAGCAACTTGTCACCAATGCAGACCGAGGATATCTGAATTCATTGCTTGAGAAGATGTCATCATCTCTATCTGATCAGAAAGCAGCAGCAAAAGAGCTTCGACTGCTAACAAAGCGAAGTTCATCATTTCGGGCACTTTTTGGCGAGTCTACTGAGACCATTCCGCAATTGCTCAACCCACTTTCACCAGGACATGTTGATGCTCATCCTGATCTTCAAGAAAATCTGATCACCACCGAAGGTTGCTTGGTTGCCAGCACCAACCGTGGCTTCAAAGCTATCAACTTGTCCGGCGGAGCCACCAGTGTATTGCTGAGAGATGGGATGACCAGAGCACCTTGTGTGAGGTTCAACTCTGCTAAGAGAGCTGCCGAGTTGAAGTTCTACTTGGAAGAACCCAACAATTATGACACCTTGTCCACGGTTTTCAACAGGTCAAGCAGATTCGGTAGGCTTCAGACAATTACGTGTGCCATTGTTGGGAAGAACTTGTACATGAGATTCATCTGCAGCACCGGTGATGCTATGGGGATGAACATGGTCTCCAAAGGTGTGCAAAACGTTTTGGATTTCCTCCAGAACGACTTCCCTGACATGGATGTGATTGGAATTTCCGGCAACTACTGCTCTGACAGGAAGCCCGCTGCGGTGAACTGGATCGAAGGTCGTGGAAAATCGGTGGTCTGTACTCCTTGCCTGTGCTCAATGGTGATGGTGGAGCTTTTCCCTCTGTCTCCTCACGCTGCCAACAAACCTCGAGCTCGTCACCCTGGCCACCATGATCAAAATCAACGAAGAGCTTCattgaccgctgtcaaacgactagtCGGTCTTCAAACTCGACGCCTTACACTCTGCTTCAAGCTCTGGCTGCTTCTGCACTTCCGCCATGGTCGCTAcctgtga